The window CGTCCTCATCGAGACCTTCGTCGAGACCCCGCGCTTCACCGGCGCCCTCTACAAGGCCTCCGGCTGGACACTCGTCGGTGTCACCCAGGGTCGGGGCCGATACGACCGCCATACCCGACGCGATCAGCCGAAAAAGGACATCTGGCTCCGACCCCTCCGCAAGGACTGGCGCCGGACTCTCAACCGGTGATATCATGCTCCTCCGTCACCCCTCGCGGTCCTTCATCACTCCGTAACCGAACAAAAACCCCGAAACCGGAGAAAATGCTATCAGGACCGTAATCGAAACGCAACCCACCGGAATCGCAGCCTGGAGGGTCGAGGTCATCGGCTGGCGCGGCTTGACCGAACAGCACAGGAGGATGAGTTATACGAAATCCACTATAAGGAACTGGAATATAAGGGGTTATTGCAGGGCTGACGTGATCAGGTTTGACATGGCAGCGCTTGTCCGCTATCCGAGAAATGGCGAGAAATCAGGTGTGATCACTACACAATATATTGGTCTTTTTCGCCGTCGGCTGCGTTACTCTTCCTCGCGTGGTGCCCGCCACTGCTCGTCATCGCGCCTTGCCGACGACGAAAAATCCTGCGCAACTTATGCCAGGTATTTACGGGACACGACACTAGCGTTTCCTCAACGCGATCCAGGCTTCGAGGCGTTCACGGATGACCCGTTCATACCCTTGGTCGCCGGGTTCGTAATAGCGGCGGCCCGCGAGCTCGGACGGCAAGTGTTCCTGTTCCGTGACCTGGCCGGGTTCGTCGTGCGGATAGCGGTAGTCCGCGCCGTAGCCCAGGGCCTTCATGAGCCCGGTGGGTGCGTTGCGCAGGTGGAGCGGGGTGGGCAGCGTGCCGTGCTCGCGCACGTCGCGGGTGGCCTCCAGCAGGGCGCGGTAGGCGGCGTTGGACTTGGGTGCGGTGGCCAGGTAGGTGGCCGCCTGACTCATGGGAATCCGGCCCTCCGGCAGACCCACGAAGTGCACCGCGTCCCTGGCGGCCACGGCCACCTGGAGGGCGCGCGGATCGGCATTGCCCACGTCCTCGGCGGCGAAGATGACCATGCGCCGGCATAGGAAGAGCGGGTCCTCGCCGGCCTCGATCATCCGTACCATCCAGTAGACGGCGGCGTCGGGGTCGCTGCCGCGCAGGCTCTTGATGAAGGCCGAGATGAGGTTGTAGTGCTCCTCGCCGGACTTGTCGTAATGCAGTGGCGAGACCTGCAGCGCCTGTTCCACGTGGTTCAGCTCGATACGCTGCGCGCCGCCCGCGCCGCCCGCCAGCGTGGCGGCCCCCTCCAGGCCATTGAGCGCGACCCGCGCGTCACCCTGCGCCCGCTGCACCAGCAAGGCGCGCGCCTCGCCATCGATCTCCATGTCCGTGTCCCACAGCCCCCGGCCGCGCTCGGCCAGGGCGCGGGTGATGACTTGGTCGAGGGTGTCCTCGGTCAAGGGATGGAGCACGCACACCCGGCACCGGGACAGGAGCGGGGAGATGAGCTCGAATGAGGGGTTCTCGGTGGTGGCGCCGACGAGGGTCAGGAGCCCCGCCTCGACGTGCGGCAGAAAGGTGTCCTGCTGCGACTTGTTGAAGTGATGGATCTCGTCCACCAGGAGCACGACCGGGACCGCGCCGCGCTGCAGGCGCCGGGCGTCGGGGAGGATCTTCTTGAGGTCGCGGGTGCCGGAGCTGACCGCGGAGAAATGGATGCAGTGGGCATGGCACGCGTCCGCCAGGAGGCGTGCCAGCGTGGTCTTGCCGCAGCCCGGCGGCCCCCACAGGATGATGGACTGGAGCCGGCCGCTGTCGGCCATGCCGCGCAGCAGCTTGCCGGGGCCGAGCAGGTGTTCCTGGCCCAGCACGTCGTCCAGCCGGGCCGGGCGCATGCGCTCAGCCAGCGGCGCGTTGCCGCCGCTGGCCGAGCGGGGACTCACGGTGTCGAAGAGGTCCACGAATCACAGTCCGTGCCGCGCGGGCGACGGGAGGGGT of the Deltaproteobacteria bacterium genome contains:
- a CDS encoding DUF4338 domain-containing protein, whose product is VLIETFVETPRFTGALYKASGWTLVGVTQGRGRYDRHTRRDQPKKDIWLRPLRKDWRRTLNR
- a CDS encoding replication-associated recombination protein A codes for the protein MDLFDTVSPRSASGGNAPLAERMRPARLDDVLGQEHLLGPGKLLRGMADSGRLQSIILWGPPGCGKTTLARLLADACHAHCIHFSAVSSGTRDLKKILPDARRLQRGAVPVVLLVDEIHHFNKSQQDTFLPHVEAGLLTLVGATTENPSFELISPLLSRCRVCVLHPLTEDTLDQVITRALAERGRGLWDTDMEIDGEARALLVQRAQGDARVALNGLEGAATLAGGAGGAQRIELNHVEQALQVSPLHYDKSGEEHYNLISAFIKSLRGSDPDAAVYWMVRMIEAGEDPLFLCRRMVIFAAEDVGNADPRALQVAVAARDAVHFVGLPEGRIPMSQAATYLATAPKSNAAYRALLEATRDVREHGTLPTPLHLRNAPTGLMKALGYGADYRYPHDEPGQVTEQEHLPSELAGRRYYEPGDQGYERVIRERLEAWIALRKR